A window of Macrotis lagotis isolate mMagLag1 chromosome X, bilby.v1.9.chrom.fasta, whole genome shotgun sequence contains these coding sequences:
- the LOC141500030 gene encoding lymphocyte antigen 6D-like isoform X2, translated as MLSSSVEAGEGASLLLPTLSSDSRFPQPQENSTMPGPASPKRMIYSCKKIMLMIILVFSRGCLWPAQALECHSCNNSETCFDPKTCAEDETVCILEILKLSNYTAVNKKCSSTCEAFTLTRQPLPNTELSKNNFWFRLSKEYTIVCCDRNLCNQAKVRGPGATALISGLLLSLLWLIYCLML; from the exons ATGCTTTCCAGCTCCGTAGAGGCAGGAGAAGGAGCATCTCTCCTCCTACCCACACTTTCCTCAGACAG CAGGTTTCCTCAGCCCCAAGAGAATTCCACTATGCCTGGACCTGCATCACCCAAGAGAATGATCTACAGTTGCAAGAAGATTATGCTTATGATAATTCTGGTGTTTTCTAGGGGGTGTTTATGGCCAG CCCAGGCTCTGGAATGTCATAGCTGCAACAACAGTGAGACTTGTTTCGATCCAAAAACATGTGCAGAAGATGAAACTGTCTGTATCTTGGAGATATTGA AATTGTCAAACTATACCGCAGTTAACAAGAAATGCTCCTCGACTTGTGAAGCCTTCACTTTGACCAGACAACCACTTCCTAATACAGAGCTAAGCAAAAACAACTTCTGGTTCAGACTCTCCAAGGAGTATACCATTGTGTGCTGTGATCGCAACCTGTGTAACCAGGCCAAGGTCAGGGGCCCAGGAGCTACAGCTCTCATCTCTGGGCTCCTACTCAGCTTACTGTGGCTCATCTACTGTTTGATGCTGTGA
- the LOC141500030 gene encoding lymphocyte antigen 6D-like isoform X3, with protein sequence MLSSSVEAGEGASLLLPTLSSDRFPQPQENSTMPGPASPKRMIYSCKKIMLMIILVFSRGCLWPAQALECHSCNNSETCFDPKTCAEDETVCILEILKLSNYTAVNKKCSSTCEAFTLTRQPLPNTELSKNNFWFRLSKEYTIVCCDRNLCNQAKVRGPGATALISGLLLSLLWLIYCLML encoded by the exons ATGCTTTCCAGCTCCGTAGAGGCAGGAGAAGGAGCATCTCTCCTCCTACCCACACTTTCCTCAGACAG GTTTCCTCAGCCCCAAGAGAATTCCACTATGCCTGGACCTGCATCACCCAAGAGAATGATCTACAGTTGCAAGAAGATTATGCTTATGATAATTCTGGTGTTTTCTAGGGGGTGTTTATGGCCAG CCCAGGCTCTGGAATGTCATAGCTGCAACAACAGTGAGACTTGTTTCGATCCAAAAACATGTGCAGAAGATGAAACTGTCTGTATCTTGGAGATATTGA AATTGTCAAACTATACCGCAGTTAACAAGAAATGCTCCTCGACTTGTGAAGCCTTCACTTTGACCAGACAACCACTTCCTAATACAGAGCTAAGCAAAAACAACTTCTGGTTCAGACTCTCCAAGGAGTATACCATTGTGTGCTGTGATCGCAACCTGTGTAACCAGGCCAAGGTCAGGGGCCCAGGAGCTACAGCTCTCATCTCTGGGCTCCTACTCAGCTTACTGTGGCTCATCTACTGTTTGATGCTGTGA
- the LOC141500030 gene encoding lymphocyte antigen 6D-like isoform X1, whose translation MLSSSVEAGEGASLLLPTLSSDRIFSRFPQPQENSTMPGPASPKRMIYSCKKIMLMIILVFSRGCLWPAQALECHSCNNSETCFDPKTCAEDETVCILEILKLSNYTAVNKKCSSTCEAFTLTRQPLPNTELSKNNFWFRLSKEYTIVCCDRNLCNQAKVRGPGATALISGLLLSLLWLIYCLML comes from the exons ATGCTTTCCAGCTCCGTAGAGGCAGGAGAAGGAGCATCTCTCCTCCTACCCACACTTTCCTCAGACAG GATTTTTAGCAGGTTTCCTCAGCCCCAAGAGAATTCCACTATGCCTGGACCTGCATCACCCAAGAGAATGATCTACAGTTGCAAGAAGATTATGCTTATGATAATTCTGGTGTTTTCTAGGGGGTGTTTATGGCCAG CCCAGGCTCTGGAATGTCATAGCTGCAACAACAGTGAGACTTGTTTCGATCCAAAAACATGTGCAGAAGATGAAACTGTCTGTATCTTGGAGATATTGA AATTGTCAAACTATACCGCAGTTAACAAGAAATGCTCCTCGACTTGTGAAGCCTTCACTTTGACCAGACAACCACTTCCTAATACAGAGCTAAGCAAAAACAACTTCTGGTTCAGACTCTCCAAGGAGTATACCATTGTGTGCTGTGATCGCAACCTGTGTAACCAGGCCAAGGTCAGGGGCCCAGGAGCTACAGCTCTCATCTCTGGGCTCCTACTCAGCTTACTGTGGCTCATCTACTGTTTGATGCTGTGA
- the LOC141500030 gene encoding lymphocyte antigen 6D-like isoform X4, whose translation MPGPASPKRMIYSCKKIMLMIILVFSRGCLWPAQALECHSCNNSETCFDPKTCAEDETVCILEILKLSNYTAVNKKCSSTCEAFTLTRQPLPNTELSKNNFWFRLSKEYTIVCCDRNLCNQAKVRGPGATALISGLLLSLLWLIYCLML comes from the exons ATGCCTGGACCTGCATCACCCAAGAGAATGATCTACAGTTGCAAGAAGATTATGCTTATGATAATTCTGGTGTTTTCTAGGGGGTGTTTATGGCCAG CCCAGGCTCTGGAATGTCATAGCTGCAACAACAGTGAGACTTGTTTCGATCCAAAAACATGTGCAGAAGATGAAACTGTCTGTATCTTGGAGATATTGA AATTGTCAAACTATACCGCAGTTAACAAGAAATGCTCCTCGACTTGTGAAGCCTTCACTTTGACCAGACAACCACTTCCTAATACAGAGCTAAGCAAAAACAACTTCTGGTTCAGACTCTCCAAGGAGTATACCATTGTGTGCTGTGATCGCAACCTGTGTAACCAGGCCAAGGTCAGGGGCCCAGGAGCTACAGCTCTCATCTCTGGGCTCCTACTCAGCTTACTGTGGCTCATCTACTGTTTGATGCTGTGA